A genomic segment from Nitrospira sp. encodes:
- a CDS encoding Muconate cycloisomerase — protein MDVPITDPFVVATGARTTAQNLFMRVTLCSGIQGYGEAAPFPEVGGEDRTSCLAAATTLAHSLIGQSVVDYQVLADLLQEQAPLHPAARCGLETAVLDAHCRTLRIPLWRLWGSADVRQRETDITIPICSVEKTLELSRGWYVQGFRLFKMKVGQDVEQDIRRLEAVHDALPDIGFIGDGNQGFSREDCIVFATGVKKFGGRLVLLEQPVVRDDLEGLQAIRHLTGIPVAADASVRSLDDARLVAHLRAADYINIKIMKTGVVEAIRVAAFARSAGLRLMVGGMVETRIAMGCSFSLVLGLGGFDILDLDTPLLLSTDPVVGGYRYGGPLLHPWQEAGLAMRVPSPAVRVTIQ, from the coding sequence GTGGATGTCCCGATCACCGATCCCTTCGTCGTCGCCACCGGAGCACGGACGACGGCACAGAACCTGTTCATGCGCGTCACGTTGTGCAGTGGGATTCAGGGATATGGGGAAGCCGCACCCTTTCCTGAAGTCGGGGGTGAAGACCGCACCTCTTGCCTCGCCGCAGCCACAACATTGGCTCACAGCCTGATCGGGCAATCCGTCGTCGACTACCAGGTCCTCGCGGACCTCCTCCAGGAGCAGGCGCCGCTCCATCCAGCCGCCCGCTGCGGGCTGGAAACGGCGGTGCTCGACGCTCATTGTCGGACGCTTCGCATCCCTCTCTGGCGGTTATGGGGCTCGGCGGATGTCAGACAGCGGGAAACCGACATCACCATTCCCATCTGTAGTGTGGAAAAAACATTGGAACTCTCGCGCGGCTGGTATGTCCAGGGATTTCGTCTTTTCAAAATGAAAGTCGGACAGGATGTCGAGCAGGATATTCGACGGCTGGAAGCCGTACATGACGCCCTTCCGGACATCGGCTTCATCGGTGACGGCAATCAGGGTTTCTCCCGCGAAGACTGCATCGTCTTCGCCACCGGCGTGAAAAAATTCGGCGGTCGGCTGGTGCTCCTCGAACAACCGGTCGTCCGCGACGACCTTGAAGGCCTTCAGGCCATTCGCCACCTGACCGGTATTCCCGTGGCGGCGGATGCGTCGGTCCGGTCGTTGGACGATGCACGCCTCGTCGCCCACCTACGAGCCGCTGACTACATCAACATCAAGATCATGAAGACCGGCGTAGTGGAAGCGATCCGAGTCGCCGCATTCGCCCGCTCTGCCGGCCTCCGCCTGATGGTCGGGGGTATGGTGGAAACACGCATTGCGATGGGCTGTTCTTTCAGTCTGGTGTTGGGACTGGGCGGATTCGACATACTGGACCTGGATACGCCGTTGCTCCTTTCGACCGATCCGGTTGTGGGTGGCTATCGCTACGGAGGTCCCCTGCTCCACCCTTGGCAGGAAGCCGGACTCGCTATGCGGGTGCCCTCTCCAGCCGTCCGCGTCACGATCCAATAA
- a CDS encoding Surface protein pspA precursor produces MPSMTSRRTFAASHPMNSRRIALSWMVGSVALTLGCVSHQTYNSVRQEVKEQSTALAQTQAEIQVLEQQRDDAHAANKRDEQTLADLRSEIAKIQASYDQIQTANQAKLAALRHNITALRARHQAMLKEISETKRYEKKLQAITEQQAREIKRQPAGPDAHVIPADNVSPEQHLVAVITPQSSGTDNHATLLGTTPPQAADKQTANVIPPIVAPQATPAIVATSAVPGTPAKITPAASVATPSRTPAAPSTPQDDSWFSSLTGWLTSLFDWLWT; encoded by the coding sequence ATGCCATCGATGACATCACGCCGAACATTCGCCGCCTCTCATCCGATGAACAGTCGACGCATTGCGCTCAGTTGGATGGTGGGAAGCGTTGCCTTGACACTAGGCTGTGTCTCCCACCAGACCTACAACAGCGTCAGGCAGGAGGTAAAGGAACAGTCCACCGCACTTGCCCAGACTCAGGCCGAGATCCAGGTCTTGGAGCAACAGCGAGACGATGCCCACGCTGCCAACAAACGGGACGAGCAGACTCTGGCCGACTTGAGGAGCGAGATCGCGAAAATTCAGGCCTCGTACGACCAGATCCAGACGGCCAATCAAGCCAAGCTTGCCGCCCTCCGACACAACATCACCGCCTTACGCGCCCGGCATCAGGCCATGTTGAAGGAAATCAGCGAGACGAAGCGCTACGAGAAGAAATTACAGGCGATCACCGAGCAGCAGGCGCGAGAAATAAAAAGACAGCCGGCCGGCCCTGACGCCCATGTGATACCGGCGGATAACGTCTCGCCAGAGCAACATCTGGTCGCCGTCATCACTCCGCAATCGAGTGGAACGGACAACCACGCGACACTCCTTGGGACGACTCCCCCTCAAGCGGCAGATAAACAGACCGCCAACGTGATCCCACCGATAGTCGCTCCCCAGGCTACGCCGGCCATCGTGGCGACGTCGGCAGTGCCCGGCACTCCGGCAAAAATTACACCGGCGGCATCGGTCGCAACACCATCCCGGACTCCCGCAGCCCCATCGACGCCCCAGGACGATTCCTGGTTTTCGAGCCTGACCGGTTGGTTGACTTCCCTCTTCGACTGGCTCTGGACCTAG
- a CDS encoding 2-hydroxy-3-oxopropionate reductase, whose product MAKSDYRIGIVGVGRMGANMARRLLDRHYPIVAVYDTDAQRAEALAKELNCEAQPTAAALAIQANTIFTAVSDDRAMRRIYAIGEPDSLLSHGSDRLFINCATLSPSIHSEVQTLVEQQGGRSLEACMAGSITQAREGTLCLMCGGRPDVFERAKPLLQDLSIQLRYIGPAGEAAKVKALINMVMNANTAALAEGLGLGAALGLDLTMLREVFSQTGAASRVLETDGEDMQQRAHDCYFSAAHAAKDSGIALDLAHQVGLDLPLAKATYDQYRRLIDLGKGELDKSAVAELTFKDRQSR is encoded by the coding sequence ATGGCAAAGTCGGACTATCGCATCGGGATCGTGGGGGTGGGACGGATGGGGGCCAACATGGCTCGCAGGCTGCTCGACCGTCACTATCCGATTGTGGCGGTATACGATACCGACGCACAAAGGGCGGAAGCGCTGGCCAAGGAACTGAACTGTGAGGCCCAGCCGACAGCGGCAGCCCTCGCCATACAGGCCAACACCATTTTCACCGCAGTTTCCGACGATAGGGCCATGCGCCGCATCTATGCGATCGGTGAGCCGGACAGTCTGTTGTCCCATGGCTCGGACCGACTGTTCATCAATTGCGCCACCCTTTCTCCATCCATTCATTCGGAAGTCCAAACCCTGGTGGAGCAACAGGGCGGCCGGAGCCTCGAAGCCTGCATGGCCGGCAGCATCACCCAAGCGCGCGAAGGGACCCTGTGTTTGATGTGCGGCGGCCGTCCCGATGTGTTCGAACGCGCGAAACCGCTCCTGCAGGACCTGAGCATTCAGCTGCGCTATATCGGGCCCGCGGGCGAGGCTGCCAAGGTAAAGGCCCTGATCAACATGGTGATGAACGCCAACACTGCGGCGCTGGCGGAAGGCCTCGGCTTAGGAGCGGCCCTCGGGCTGGACCTCACGATGCTCCGCGAAGTCTTCTCTCAAACCGGCGCAGCCTCCCGAGTACTCGAGACGGACGGCGAAGACATGCAGCAACGCGCCCATGATTGTTACTTCTCCGCCGCCCACGCGGCCAAAGACTCCGGAATCGCCCTAGACCTGGCTCATCAGGTCGGCCTTGATCTTCCCCTCGCGAAGGCGACCTACGATCAGTATCGACGGCTGATCGATCTCGGCAAGGGGGAACTGGACAAGTCTGCAGTTGCCGAACTGACCTTCAAGGACCGGCAGAGTCGATAA
- a CDS encoding Mobile element protein, protein MTTTIHTAVDGLGNPLRFILTPGQASDYTQAEPLLAGFPAQHVIADKGYDSPKIVEAVGRSGAQAVIPPRSCLKNPRDTDFAMYAERYRIECCFNKLKHYRAVATRSAKRARNFASLIYLAASMLWLK, encoded by the coding sequence TTGACCACCACAATCCACACCGCTGTTGATGGTCTTGGCAATCCGCTCCGCTTCATCTTGACGCCGGGGCAGGCCTCGGATTATACGCAGGCCGAGCCGTTACTGGCGGGATTTCCCGCGCAACACGTCATTGCCGACAAGGGCTACGACAGCCCAAAGATCGTCGAGGCCGTTGGACGTTCGGGGGCACAGGCCGTCATCCCGCCACGCTCCTGCCTCAAGAACCCTCGCGACACCGACTTCGCCATGTACGCCGAACGCTACCGTATCGAATGCTGCTTCAACAAGCTCAAGCACTACCGCGCCGTCGCGACCCGCTCCGCCAAGCGCGCTCGCAACTTCGCCAGTCTCATCTATCTTGCCGCTTCCATGCTCTGGTTGAAATGA
- a CDS encoding Mobile element protein — MARRELRDDQWRPIKDLLPGKASDPGRTATDNRTCVDAVLWIARTGAPGRELPKQFGVWNSVFQRYNRWSRAGVWERMFRQLSGDPDVAYVMIDSTSVRAHQHSAGAKGGLKRRRPLVVRRAG; from the coding sequence ATGGCGAGACGCGAGTTACGGGATGATCAATGGAGGCCCATCAAGGACTTGTTGCCTGGCAAGGCGAGCGATCCGGGGCGGACGGCGACGGATAACCGAACATGTGTGGATGCCGTGCTATGGATCGCACGGACCGGTGCGCCCGGGCGTGAGTTGCCGAAGCAGTTCGGGGTATGGAACAGCGTATTCCAGCGGTATAACCGGTGGTCGAGGGCGGGCGTGTGGGAGCGGATGTTTCGCCAGCTGTCCGGTGATCCGGACGTTGCGTACGTGATGATCGACTCCACCAGCGTCCGTGCTCACCAGCATTCCGCTGGCGCAAAAGGGGGACTCAAGAGACGGAGGCCCTTGGTCGTTCGAAGGGCGGGTTGA
- a CDS encoding heme-binding protein, with protein sequence MVRTRYLYERGLKCAGVIAGIVLLAGGWSVVAHAAEDLPKESVLPAALAGKAVQTALEFCKKDGYRVSASVVDRAGVLRAMLRADGAGPHTVESSRKKAYTAASLRRPTTDLAEMIAKQPALQSLRDMNDSILMVGGGLPIEIAGEVVGAIGVGGAPGAHLDDACAEAGLDAIGAASKIPSAR encoded by the coding sequence ATGGTGAGGACAAGGTACTTGTACGAACGAGGGTTGAAGTGCGCGGGAGTCATCGCCGGGATTGTGCTGTTGGCCGGTGGATGGTCTGTTGTGGCGCATGCGGCTGAAGATTTGCCGAAAGAATCCGTCTTGCCGGCGGCGCTGGCGGGAAAGGCCGTACAGACGGCGCTCGAGTTCTGCAAGAAGGATGGGTACAGGGTGAGTGCGTCGGTGGTGGATCGTGCAGGGGTGCTGCGTGCGATGTTGCGTGCCGACGGGGCGGGGCCGCACACGGTCGAGAGCAGCAGAAAGAAAGCCTATACGGCTGCCAGTCTGCGACGCCCAACGACCGATCTGGCAGAGATGATCGCCAAGCAGCCCGCACTCCAATCACTGCGCGATATGAACGACAGCATTTTGATGGTCGGTGGCGGCTTGCCGATCGAAATCGCCGGTGAGGTGGTGGGAGCGATCGGGGTCGGTGGCGCACCGGGAGCTCATCTGGATGATGCCTGTGCCGAAGCAGGGCTCGACGCGATCGGAGCCGCCTCAAAAATTCCTTCCGCCAGGTGA